The proteins below are encoded in one region of Clostridium estertheticum:
- a CDS encoding ABC-ATPase domain-containing protein has product MKNSQALKMEIDKIDGKSYRLYKNLEGEYDFGSFVLCIDHVQGDPFASPSRIRIIVGQNIAKFPKVTFNNKNKNIAVADFLTRKFHYNINKYSQKVFGSRKSGLIAISKCPQEILDRTSIIIDEDKIEARFYVGFPARGRSVLARELEKILYDIIPNIVEKTLIYKNIDSEKLTSRVTLVEDQEDIRRSLKSLGLIAFVANGSILPRESGVSTKVLKGGIAFASPKDLEVEFNTKSHGKIRGMGIKDGITLIVGGGYHGKSTLLKALELGVYNHIEGDGREFVITDESALKVRSEDSRCITKTNISLFISKLPNGKDTIEFSTENASGSTSQAANIIEGIESGAKVLLIDEDTSATNFMMRDDLMQKLVSKEKEPITPFIEIVSPLHKQNGISTIMVVGSSGEFFDVADSVIQLDNYEAKDVTKEAKKLSRGNIIQRIIDKDLKTNISFNRVVKAGTITQGDKGIKMKTIGLSVLSINHDDIDLRAVEQIVDSEQVNAIGSIMKYVEVSLMNKGLNFGDMVDNIICQIDRNGLISMDRLKGGSGSLAMPRKQEIMATYNRYRKLKI; this is encoded by the coding sequence ATGAAAAATTCGCAAGCTTTGAAAATGGAAATAGATAAAATCGATGGGAAAAGCTATAGATTGTATAAAAACTTAGAGGGAGAGTATGACTTTGGAAGTTTTGTGCTTTGTATAGATCATGTTCAAGGTGATCCTTTTGCATCTCCATCAAGAATAAGAATAATAGTGGGACAAAACATAGCGAAATTTCCAAAAGTGACTTTCAATAATAAAAATAAAAACATTGCGGTAGCAGATTTTTTAACAAGAAAATTTCATTATAATATAAATAAATATTCGCAGAAGGTTTTTGGGTCTAGGAAGAGTGGATTAATAGCTATAAGCAAATGTCCACAAGAGATATTGGACAGAACTTCAATAATTATAGATGAGGATAAAATAGAAGCTAGATTTTATGTTGGATTTCCAGCAAGAGGGAGAAGTGTACTAGCCAGAGAACTTGAGAAAATTTTATATGATATTATACCAAATATTGTTGAAAAAACTTTAATATATAAAAACATAGATAGTGAAAAATTAACAAGTAGAGTAACCCTTGTAGAGGATCAAGAAGATATAAGAAGGTCACTCAAAAGCCTCGGGCTAATTGCATTTGTAGCTAATGGATCAATATTACCTAGAGAAAGTGGAGTGTCTACAAAAGTACTAAAAGGTGGTATAGCATTTGCATCACCAAAAGACCTAGAAGTAGAATTTAATACAAAGAGTCATGGCAAAATTCGTGGCATGGGAATTAAGGACGGTATAACACTTATAGTAGGTGGAGGATATCATGGTAAATCTACATTATTAAAAGCTTTAGAGCTTGGAGTTTATAATCATATTGAAGGTGATGGTAGGGAATTTGTTATAACAGATGAATCAGCCTTAAAGGTAAGGTCAGAAGACAGCAGATGTATAACTAAAACGAATATATCTCTATTTATTAGTAAACTACCTAACGGTAAAGATACAATAGAATTTTCTACAGAAAACGCAAGTGGAAGTACATCACAAGCGGCGAATATCATAGAGGGAATAGAAAGTGGAGCAAAGGTACTATTAATAGATGAAGATACTTCAGCCACCAATTTTATGATGAGAGATGATTTAATGCAAAAATTAGTTTCCAAGGAAAAGGAACCAATTACTCCATTTATAGAAATAGTGAGCCCTTTACATAAGCAAAATGGTATTTCAACGATAATGGTAGTAGGAAGTTCAGGAGAGTTTTTCGATGTAGCAGACAGCGTAATTCAATTGGACAACTATGAAGCAAAAGATGTTACAAAAGAGGCTAAAAAGTTAAGTCGAGGTAATATAATTCAAAGAATTATTGATAAAGATTTAAAAACGAATATTAGTTTTAATAGAGTAGTCAAAGCTGGAACTATAACGCAAGGAGATAAAGGTATTAAGATGAAAACAATAGGGCTAAGTGTTTTAAGTATAAATCACGATGATATAGATTTAAGGGCTGTGGAACAAATAGTTGACAGTGAGCAAGTAAATGCTATTGGAAGTATTATGAAATATGTGGAAGTAAGTCTTATGAATAAGGGTTTAAATTTTGGTGACATGGTTGATAATATAATTTGCCAAATAGATAGAAATGGGTTAATATCCATGGATAGATTAAAAGGTGGAAGCGGTAGTTTAGCAATGCCTAGAAAGCAAGAAATAATGGCGACCTATAATAGATATAGAAAGCTCAAAATATAA
- a CDS encoding sulfate adenylyltransferase subunit 1 — protein sequence MENTREQLRIVAVGHVDHGKSTVIGRLLYDTKSLPEGAIEKVKRIAKETGKPFEYAYLLDAFEEEQKQGITIDTTSLQFHTDKRDYVIIDAPGHIEFLKNMITGAASAEAALLIIDAKEGIQEQSKRHGYILSLLGIKQVCVVVNKMDLIDYSQEKFNVIKDEMNAFLKKLNVHPMSYIPISAFYGENLTSKSEKLSWYKGETVLEALDLFTEEEGLDAKPLRFPIQDVYKFDNRRIIAGRIEAGTLKVGDEILISPSNRTTKVKSIEAFVEKDRVSTVSAGMSVGITFEDEFFNKRGEIISHIDNAPVIADLFTTNIFWMGKNSLVKGRKYKIKLVTQEVECEIVAFNKVIDASTIGTYENATEAKTNDVAEVTIRTKEKICFDKFADNQNTGRFVIVDGYDVSGGGIISGVAESTSIIETTFSKDKIKLTINCFDEYYFDIKALAIKKELIKANQYKIGDNVPFLGSSYEYTKDFDVIALNADLVSKIRNGKLIDVIAIESYSYESIVIINEKGFGVKLTSQNDLSSYINEYKKDMNEKFANKWLDFTKYRTIRFSDSVDETLEYSI from the coding sequence ATGGAAAATACAAGAGAACAATTAAGAATAGTTGCAGTAGGACACGTAGATCACGGTAAGTCTACAGTAATTGGAAGGTTATTGTATGATACAAAATCACTACCAGAAGGTGCAATTGAAAAAGTTAAAAGAATTGCTAAAGAAACAGGTAAACCTTTTGAATATGCGTATCTATTAGATGCTTTTGAAGAAGAACAAAAGCAAGGAATTACAATAGATACAACGTCACTTCAATTTCATACAGATAAACGGGATTACGTAATTATAGATGCACCAGGACATATAGAATTTCTTAAAAATATGATTACAGGTGCAGCTAGTGCTGAAGCTGCGCTACTTATAATAGACGCTAAAGAAGGAATACAAGAACAATCTAAAAGACATGGTTATATATTATCACTACTTGGTATAAAGCAGGTGTGTGTTGTAGTTAATAAAATGGATCTTATAGATTACAGCCAGGAAAAATTTAATGTTATAAAAGATGAAATGAATGCTTTTCTAAAAAAATTAAATGTACATCCAATGAGCTACATCCCTATTTCAGCATTTTATGGTGAAAATTTAACTTCAAAATCAGAAAAATTATCTTGGTACAAAGGAGAAACTGTTCTTGAAGCATTAGATTTATTTACGGAGGAAGAAGGATTAGACGCAAAACCACTAAGATTCCCAATTCAAGATGTATATAAATTTGATAATAGGAGAATAATTGCAGGTAGAATAGAAGCAGGTACGCTTAAAGTTGGTGATGAAATTCTTATTTCTCCATCAAACAGGACTACAAAAGTTAAAAGTATAGAAGCCTTTGTAGAAAAAGATAGGGTAAGTACAGTAAGTGCAGGAATGTCAGTGGGAATTACTTTTGAAGATGAGTTTTTCAATAAAAGGGGAGAAATAATTTCACACATTGATAATGCTCCTGTTATTGCTGATCTTTTTACTACTAATATATTTTGGATGGGAAAAAATAGTTTAGTAAAAGGCAGAAAATACAAGATAAAACTTGTAACTCAAGAAGTAGAATGTGAAATTGTAGCTTTTAATAAAGTCATAGATGCAAGTACTATAGGAACTTATGAAAATGCAACTGAAGCAAAAACTAATGATGTAGCTGAAGTTACTATAAGGACAAAGGAAAAAATATGTTTTGATAAATTTGCAGATAACCAAAATACAGGTAGATTTGTAATAGTAGATGGTTATGATGTAAGTGGTGGTGGAATTATTTCAGGGGTGGCAGAGTCTACTAGCATCATAGAAACTACCTTTAGTAAAGATAAAATTAAACTTACTATTAATTGTTTTGATGAATATTATTTTGATATTAAAGCACTAGCAATTAAAAAGGAATTGATAAAGGCTAACCAATATAAAATTGGAGATAATGTACCTTTTCTTGGATCAAGTTATGAATACACAAAAGATTTTGATGTAATAGCATTAAATGCCGATCTTGTTTCTAAAATAAGAAATGGTAAGTTAATAGATGTTATAGCAATAGAAAGTTATTCATATGAATCTATAGTTATTATAAATGAAAAAGGATTTGGTGTTAAACTAACATCACAAAATGATTTATCCTCATACATTAATGAATATAAAAAAGATATGAATGAGAAGTTTGCAAATAAATGGTTAGATTTCACTAAATATAGAACTATAAGATTTAGTGATAGTGTAGATGAAACATTAGAATATTCAATTTAG
- the cysD gene encoding sulfate adenylyltransferase subunit CysD, with the protein MDHLDELEAESIFILRESYKKLGKLGMLWSIGKDSTVLLWLSKKAFFGHSPFPFIHVDTKHKIPAMIEYRDKIAKEFNIDLIVHTNQEAIDAGMGPDKGRLVCCKALKTDGLQQVVTKYEFDGLILGIRSDEEGSRSKERVFSERNKDSEWDYTNQAPELWDQFKTDFPKGNHIRVHPILHWNEIDIWTYIQRENIPLIDLYFAKNGERYRSLGCAECTGKIKSNAVTIDQIIEELKHTTTGERAGRAQDQEDSYAMQKLRKDGYM; encoded by the coding sequence ATGGATCATTTAGATGAATTAGAAGCAGAAAGTATTTTCATATTAAGAGAATCTTATAAAAAACTAGGTAAACTTGGAATGTTATGGTCAATTGGTAAGGATTCAACAGTATTATTGTGGTTATCAAAGAAGGCTTTTTTCGGACACTCTCCTTTTCCGTTTATTCATGTAGACACAAAGCATAAAATTCCTGCGATGATTGAATACAGAGATAAAATTGCTAAAGAGTTTAATATCGACCTTATAGTGCATACAAACCAGGAAGCAATCGACGCAGGTATGGGACCAGATAAAGGAAGACTCGTTTGTTGCAAAGCACTAAAAACAGATGGCCTTCAGCAAGTGGTTACAAAATATGAATTTGATGGATTAATTCTTGGAATTAGAAGTGATGAGGAAGGTTCTAGGTCAAAGGAAAGAGTATTTAGTGAAAGAAATAAGGATTCAGAGTGGGATTACACTAATCAAGCGCCAGAACTTTGGGATCAATTTAAAACTGATTTCCCAAAAGGAAATCATATAAGGGTTCATCCAATACTTCATTGGAATGAAATAGATATATGGACTTATATACAGAGAGAAAATATACCACTTATAGATTTATATTTTGCAAAGAACGGAGAGAGATACAGAAGCCTTGGATGTGCTGAGTGTACAGGTAAGATAAAGTCAAATGCAGTGACGATTGATCAAATAATTGAGGAATTAAAACATACTACAACGGGAGAAAGAGCAGGTAGAGCTCAAGATCAAGAAGATTCATATGCTATGCAAAAGCTTCGTAAAGATGGTTACATGTAA
- a CDS encoding 4Fe-4S dicluster domain-containing protein, whose protein sequence is MSIKIDLQKCVGCGKCRMICPGNLIFKNGESKAFIKYPDECWGCTACLKECPVQAINYYLGADIGGKGTFLNTKKEKNLLHWHIYKPNKVEIIITTNETEANKY, encoded by the coding sequence ATGAGCATTAAAATAGATTTACAAAAATGTGTGGGTTGTGGTAAATGTCGTATGATTTGTCCGGGAAATCTTATTTTTAAAAATGGTGAATCGAAAGCTTTTATAAAATACCCCGATGAGTGTTGGGGGTGTACTGCCTGTCTTAAAGAATGTCCAGTCCAGGCTATAAATTATTATCTTGGCGCTGATATTGGTGGCAAAGGAACTTTTTTAAATACTAAAAAAGAAAAAAATCTTCTTCATTGGCACATATATAAGCCAAATAAGGTCGAGATAATTATTACAACAAATGAAACAGAGGCTAATAAATATTAG
- a CDS encoding adenylyl-sulfate reductase subunit alpha: MRLETKILETDVLIVGGGTAGCYAALTLSKKEDINIVVADKANIKRSGCLAAGVNAINAYINEGYTSEDFVDYVKKEAEGIVREDLVYSIAKNLNKVTKNMESIGLTILKDLDGKYVARGKRSIKINGENIKPLLANEINLKTNINVLNKVNIIDYIIKDNIVIGAYGFHIEENIFYIIYSKAVICTTGGASGLYKPNSPGFSKHKMWYSPFNTGAGYAMGIRAGAEMTSFEMRFIALRCKDTIAPTGTVAQGIGAKQVNADEKEYVKSYGKPLTTTRLFATVEENRKGLGPCYLKTKGISGGAQQELYKAYLNMAPAQTLKWIEDGVGPSKENLEIEGTEPYIVGGHAASGYWVDAKRATTISGLYAAGDVAGGSPKKYVTGCFVEGEIAAIAATEFIKNKKNKLINDKEISAKVKLLETFLEKNDSLFSINGIEEAMQKVMDEYAGGISTNYVFNSSRLQIASKKIEELLVLSNNLNAKDMRELLQIYEVIDRLYVCKVLIVHLLARKETRWKCYGENADFKEKDENLLKYVNTIYKEGTVKVVFRNLVKRDEVYEH, encoded by the coding sequence ATGAGGCTTGAAACAAAAATACTAGAAACAGATGTGCTAATAGTTGGTGGAGGCACCGCTGGATGTTATGCAGCATTAACCTTAAGTAAGAAGGAAGATATTAATATTGTTGTAGCAGATAAGGCTAATATTAAAAGAAGTGGATGTTTAGCGGCAGGTGTTAATGCAATAAATGCATATATTAATGAGGGATATACTTCAGAAGACTTTGTAGATTATGTTAAAAAAGAAGCAGAAGGAATAGTAAGAGAAGACTTAGTTTATTCTATAGCTAAGAATTTAAATAAGGTTACAAAAAATATGGAGAGTATAGGTCTTACTATTTTAAAGGACTTGGATGGTAAATATGTAGCTCGTGGAAAAAGAAGTATTAAAATTAACGGTGAAAACATAAAACCCCTTCTTGCAAATGAGATTAATTTAAAGACAAATATAAATGTTTTAAACAAGGTAAATATAATTGATTATATTATTAAAGATAACATAGTCATTGGGGCTTATGGTTTTCATATAGAAGAAAATATTTTTTATATAATTTATTCAAAAGCTGTAATTTGCACTACCGGCGGAGCATCTGGTCTTTATAAACCTAATAGTCCTGGCTTTTCTAAACATAAGATGTGGTATTCTCCCTTTAATACTGGAGCAGGATATGCTATGGGTATAAGAGCAGGAGCTGAAATGACTTCTTTTGAAATGAGATTTATTGCTCTAAGATGTAAGGATACCATAGCACCTACAGGCACGGTGGCTCAGGGGATTGGTGCAAAGCAAGTTAATGCGGATGAGAAAGAGTATGTAAAAAGTTATGGCAAACCTTTAACTACAACACGATTGTTTGCAACTGTAGAGGAAAATAGGAAAGGCCTCGGACCTTGTTATTTAAAAACAAAAGGCATTTCGGGTGGAGCACAGCAAGAGCTTTATAAGGCATACCTTAATATGGCTCCTGCTCAGACTTTAAAGTGGATTGAGGATGGAGTTGGCCCTAGCAAGGAGAACCTTGAGATAGAAGGTACAGAGCCTTATATAGTAGGTGGACATGCGGCTAGTGGATATTGGGTAGATGCTAAGCGTGCTACAACAATTTCTGGTTTATATGCAGCTGGAGACGTTGCTGGGGGAAGTCCTAAAAAATATGTTACTGGTTGTTTTGTAGAAGGTGAAATTGCAGCTATTGCTGCAACTGAGTTTATAAAAAACAAGAAAAACAAGCTAATTAATGATAAAGAAATTTCTGCTAAAGTAAAATTATTAGAAACTTTTCTTGAAAAGAATGATAGCTTATTTTCTATAAATGGTATTGAAGAGGCAATGCAAAAAGTAATGGATGAATATGCAGGGGGTATATCTACGAATTATGTTTTTAATTCATCTAGGTTACAAATTGCCAGCAAGAAAATAGAAGAACTTTTAGTTCTTTCAAATAATTTAAATGCTAAAGATATGAGAGAACTATTGCAAATATACGAAGTTATTGATAGGCTATACGTCTGCAAAGTTTTAATAGTTCATCTTCTAGCAAGGAAAGAAACACGCTGGAAATGTTATGGTGAAAATGCAGACTTCAAGGAAAAAGACGAAAACTTGCTTAAGTATGTAAATACTATATATAAGGAAGGCACGGTTAAAGTTGTCTTTAGAAACTTAGTAAAGCGAGATGAAGTTTATGAGCATTAA
- the cysC gene encoding adenylyl-sulfate kinase produces MSIENLTWHDTFVTRKLRENLLSQKSKLLWFTGLSGSGKSTVANALDLRLNEIGKATYLLDGDNIRLGINSDLGFSMQDRNENIRRISEIGKLFVDSGLITIACFISPLKANREMARSTLGDDFIEIFVDCPLSECERRDPKNLYKKARLGEIKEFTGISAPYEKPENPEIVVNTKEKTVDQCVDKILDYLKLVSKID; encoded by the coding sequence ATGAGCATAGAAAACCTTACTTGGCATGATACGTTTGTAACTCGAAAGTTACGCGAAAATCTATTATCACAAAAATCTAAGTTATTATGGTTTACTGGGTTATCAGGTTCTGGAAAGTCAACAGTAGCAAATGCTTTAGATTTAAGATTAAATGAAATTGGCAAAGCAACCTATCTATTAGATGGAGATAATATTCGCCTAGGTATAAACTCAGATCTTGGGTTCTCAATGCAAGATAGAAATGAAAATATTAGGCGGATTAGCGAAATAGGAAAATTGTTTGTAGATTCAGGATTAATAACAATTGCTTGCTTCATATCTCCATTAAAAGCAAATCGTGAGATGGCACGTTCTACACTTGGCGATGATTTTATTGAAATATTTGTTGATTGCCCTCTCTCGGAATGTGAAAGGAGAGATCCTAAGAATTTATATAAGAAGGCTAGACTTGGCGAAATCAAAGAATTTACAGGTATATCCGCGCCATATGAAAAACCTGAAAATCCTGAAATTGTTGTAAACACAAAAGAGAAAACAGTAGATCAATGTGTAGATAAAATATTGGACTACTTGAAGTTAGTATCTAAAATAGACTAG
- a CDS encoding ABC transporter permease, with protein MVIGILKKILFYILLIVIWEGIYKLGVDVFRIWKPYIFPSPFDVFGTLISLIKDNTIGIAIVASLKRIVVGYFISVIIGVTLGLTIAKFKYLDENLGPLILGLQTLPSICWLPFAILWFGLSEISIIFVIAIGSTFAVAISVKYAIQNVNPLYIRAAKTMGARGSKVYTHVILPAALPDIVSGLKQGWSFAWRALMAGEMLSSTKGLGQVLMVGRDLADISQVVAVMIVIIILGLVVDKLVFSRLEKNMRHKWGLDRA; from the coding sequence ATGGTGATTGGAATATTGAAGAAAATACTGTTCTATATACTCCTGATAGTGATATGGGAGGGGATTTATAAACTAGGTGTTGATGTTTTTAGAATTTGGAAACCTTATATTTTCCCATCACCTTTTGACGTTTTTGGTACTTTGATTTCACTTATAAAAGATAACACAATAGGAATAGCTATTGTTGCAAGTTTAAAGAGAATTGTAGTTGGCTATTTTATATCAGTAATAATAGGGGTTACTCTAGGACTTACAATTGCTAAATTTAAATATTTAGATGAAAATTTAGGGCCATTAATTTTAGGACTTCAAACTTTACCTAGTATTTGCTGGTTGCCATTTGCTATTCTTTGGTTTGGACTTAGTGAGATTTCAATTATTTTCGTAATTGCAATTGGTTCAACATTTGCGGTGGCAATATCAGTTAAATATGCAATACAAAATGTAAATCCATTATATATAAGAGCTGCAAAAACAATGGGTGCAAGGGGTAGTAAAGTTTATACCCATGTAATTTTGCCAGCGGCGCTGCCAGATATAGTTAGTGGACTTAAGCAGGGTTGGTCATTCGCATGGAGGGCTTTGATGGCAGGAGAGATGTTATCTTCAACAAAGGGGCTTGGCCAAGTGCTTATGGTAGGACGTGACTTAGCCGACATTAGCCAAGTTGTAGCTGTAATGATAGTAATAATAATTCTTGGGTTAGTGGTGGATAAACTTGTTTTTTCAAGACTTGAGAAAAATATGAGACATAAATGGGGCCTTGATAGGGCTTAG
- a CDS encoding ABC transporter ATP-binding protein, whose translation MSLIVKDVSKEFISKHKKTSTLENFNLEITKGDFVCILGPSGCGKSTLLNILAGLEKATKGVVLLNGNEITGPGPDRTVMFQEAALFPWLKVIDNVEFGMKMAGIPKEDRYEKAIHYLKMVHLSKFQDSYVYELSGGMKQRVALARALSLDSEILLMDEPFAALDSQTKMMLQQELQRIWVNTKKTIIFITHNAEEAVYLANRVVVMAANPGRIKQEFKIELARPREMESCDIAYYTSKIMKALKEEVEKVAKAEYDGDWNIEENTVLYTPDSDMGGDL comes from the coding sequence TTGAGTCTTATAGTTAAGGATGTTAGTAAGGAGTTTATTTCAAAGCATAAGAAAACAAGTACACTTGAAAATTTTAATTTAGAAATTACAAAGGGCGATTTTGTATGTATATTAGGGCCATCTGGTTGTGGAAAATCAACTTTACTAAATATTTTAGCAGGACTTGAAAAGGCAACCAAAGGTGTTGTTCTACTTAATGGTAATGAAATAACAGGGCCGGGGCCTGATAGGACAGTAATGTTTCAAGAAGCAGCATTATTTCCATGGCTTAAGGTAATAGATAATGTTGAGTTTGGAATGAAGATGGCTGGAATACCAAAGGAAGATAGATATGAGAAGGCTATCCACTATTTAAAAATGGTACATCTATCAAAATTTCAAGATTCTTATGTTTATGAGTTATCAGGTGGAATGAAGCAAAGGGTAGCTCTTGCCCGTGCACTATCTCTTGATTCTGAAATACTGCTAATGGATGAACCTTTTGCAGCTCTTGACAGCCAGACTAAAATGATGCTGCAACAAGAACTACAACGAATTTGGGTAAATACAAAAAAAACAATTATTTTTATTACCCATAATGCAGAAGAAGCAGTTTATTTGGCTAATAGAGTTGTTGTTATGGCAGCTAATCCTGGTAGAATAAAGCAAGAATTTAAGATAGAACTTGCAAGGCCAAGAGAAATGGAAAGTTGTGATATAGCTTATTATACATCTAAGATAATGAAAGCATTAAAAGAGGAGGTGGAGAAGGTTGCAAAAGCAGAATACGATGGTGATTGGAATATTGAAGAAAATACTGTTCTATATACTCCTGATAGTGATATGGGAGGGGATTTATAA
- a CDS encoding aliphatic sulfonate ABC transporter substrate-binding protein, producing MKNSKGFKISGVILAGFLIIAGLSGCSSKKVVNGNADVRVGYFPNITHSQALVGREQGSFQKAIGTKNKVVWKLFNAGPAEVEALFAKAIDIAYIGPGPAINGYSKSKGDIQIVAGATDAGAIFVSKKGMVIKDLKDLSGKKIGVPQFGNTQDLTLRNILSENGLKDKTKGGTVEVRQASNADILSLLKKGDIDAALVPEPWGSRLIKEAGANIILDYKDLFRQGKYTTAVVVVRTEFLKQHPLIVKNFIKAHVDVTTYINKNPGRAKVIVNKQITELTKKGIEKDVLDAAFKRLTITNNPEKDSVLDFVKFSLQEGFLRLNPDTKNLFNLTILNKVLKEKGQVQIK from the coding sequence TTGAAAAATTCAAAGGGATTTAAAATTTCTGGGGTAATACTAGCAGGCTTTTTAATTATCGCTGGATTATCAGGATGTTCATCAAAAAAAGTTGTAAATGGGAATGCTGATGTTAGAGTTGGATATTTCCCAAATATAACCCATTCTCAAGCTCTTGTAGGACGTGAGCAAGGCAGTTTTCAAAAGGCTATAGGAACGAAAAACAAAGTAGTGTGGAAATTATTTAATGCAGGACCTGCAGAAGTAGAAGCATTATTTGCAAAAGCTATTGATATTGCATATATTGGGCCTGGTCCCGCTATCAATGGATATTCAAAATCAAAAGGGGATATTCAAATCGTAGCAGGTGCAACGGATGCTGGGGCAATATTTGTATCTAAAAAGGGAATGGTTATTAAGGATTTGAAAGATTTGAGTGGTAAAAAAATTGGAGTCCCACAGTTTGGAAATACGCAAGATTTAACACTTAGGAACATATTGTCTGAAAATGGACTTAAGGATAAAACAAAGGGTGGAACGGTTGAAGTAAGGCAAGCATCAAATGCTGACATTTTATCATTACTAAAAAAAGGGGACATAGATGCAGCGTTAGTACCTGAACCTTGGGGATCAAGGCTTATTAAAGAAGCAGGAGCAAACATTATCCTGGATTATAAAGACTTATTTAGACAAGGAAAATATACGACAGCTGTAGTAGTTGTAAGAACTGAATTTTTAAAGCAGCATCCATTAATTGTTAAAAATTTTATAAAAGCTCATGTAGATGTTACTACTTATATTAATAAGAATCCGGGTAGAGCTAAGGTAATAGTTAATAAACAAATTACTGAGTTAACAAAAAAAGGAATAGAAAAAGATGTTTTAGATGCTGCCTTTAAAAGATTAACAATTACAAATAATCCGGAAAAGGATTCCGTTTTAGATTTTGTTAAGTTTTCACTTCAAGAAGGGTTTTTAAGATTAAATCCAGACACAAAGAATTTGTTTAACCTTACAATTTTAAATAAGGTTTTAAAAGAAAAAGGTCAAGTTCAAATCAAATAA
- a CDS encoding ROK family protein, whose amino-acid sequence MELLERKRIIVREAIGQSTGGRRPVLYDVSLLEFYIIGIDISRVYTQVIITNLKMKILYKEMFYMDIFCSPQETVKKIYEIINKANQSLKLANRNLVGIGLGTVGPLDIKNGIMISPVNFSALGWSNVPIKEMLEKRLNYPIIIENGVNAAVIGEYFYGIGKGVENIAYLNCGIGIRTGTVLSSKLMRTISDDEDALGHMIVDVHGEKCKCGNLGCIEGYSSINAIIKKFSLEVKKGRNTIINKQLENIEYKDICIAAERNDNLSKEILIGAALILGTGLVNYINLLNPGLVILSGPLIINSKLFYNECIKTVFKKLHPDRMKKIIFSRGGFFKENAISIGAVALVIKDIYN is encoded by the coding sequence ATGGAACTATTAGAAAGAAAAAGAATTATAGTGAGGGAAGCTATAGGCCAATCTACAGGTGGAAGACGGCCAGTTTTATATGATGTGAGTTTATTAGAATTTTATATTATAGGAATAGATATATCTAGAGTTTATACTCAGGTAATCATAACTAATTTAAAAATGAAAATATTGTACAAAGAAATGTTTTATATGGATATTTTTTGTTCACCGCAAGAAACTGTAAAAAAAATATATGAAATTATTAATAAAGCAAATCAAAGTTTAAAATTAGCTAATAGGAACTTGGTAGGAATAGGTCTTGGAACAGTAGGACCATTAGATATAAAGAATGGGATAATGATAAGTCCTGTTAATTTCAGTGCACTAGGTTGGTCGAATGTTCCTATAAAAGAAATGCTTGAGAAAAGATTAAATTATCCTATTATTATTGAAAATGGAGTAAATGCAGCTGTCATTGGAGAATATTTTTATGGTATTGGAAAAGGAGTTGAAAATATTGCTTATTTAAATTGTGGAATAGGCATAAGAACAGGTACAGTTTTATCTAGTAAGTTAATGAGGACGATAAGCGATGATGAAGATGCTTTAGGACATATGATAGTCGATGTTCATGGAGAAAAGTGCAAATGTGGAAATTTAGGATGCATAGAGGGTTATTCATCTATAAATGCAATAATAAAAAAATTTTCTTTAGAGGTTAAAAAGGGAAGAAATACTATAATAAATAAGCAATTAGAAAATATAGAGTATAAAGATATTTGTATTGCAGCAGAAAGAAATGATAATTTATCTAAAGAAATACTAATAGGTGCTGCTTTAATTTTAGGAACTGGGTTGGTTAATTATATTAATCTACTAAATCCAGGATTGGTTATATTAAGTGGACCTTTAATAATTAATTCAAAGCTATTTTATAATGAGTGTATTAAAACTGTATTCAAAAAATTGCATCCCGATAGAATGAAAAAGATTATTTTTAGTAGAGGTGGATTTTTTAAAGAAAATGCAATTTCGATTGGTGCCGTAGCTTTAGTAATTAAAGATATTTATAATTAA